Proteins found in one Acidobacteriota bacterium genomic segment:
- a CDS encoding gluconate 2-dehydrogenase subunit 3 family protein, with the protein MESRRGFLRKGLLGTALLALGGGAFLAFRRTLRAAKPRAALSVLSPDEYAIFAAVAARIVAVDGDSPATDAVDVAGRADDAMAQWPDSVQVEFRRLLRLFENALTGAVTRTGYETFTASRERRQDERLAAWAGSRVAVFRSGYQAMKRLACACYYAAPESWPATGYPGPPELPFGEIE; encoded by the coding sequence ATGGAATCCCGCAGGGGATTTCTTAGGAAGGGTCTGCTGGGGACGGCGCTGCTCGCGCTCGGCGGCGGTGCCTTCCTTGCATTTCGAAGAACTCTCCGCGCGGCGAAGCCGCGCGCCGCTCTTTCTGTTCTCTCCCCCGACGAGTACGCGATCTTCGCGGCCGTCGCCGCGCGCATCGTCGCGGTGGACGGGGATTCGCCGGCGACCGACGCCGTGGACGTCGCGGGCCGCGCGGACGACGCGATGGCGCAATGGCCGGACTCCGTGCAGGTCGAGTTCCGGCGGCTCCTGCGTCTCTTCGAGAACGCGCTGACGGGCGCCGTGACGCGGACGGGCTACGAGACGTTCACGGCCTCGCGCGAACGCCGACAGGACGAGCGCCTCGCGGCGTGGGCCGGATCGCGCGTCGCGGTCTTCCGGTCCGGCTACCAGGCGATGAAGCGCCTCGCGTGCGCGTGCTACTACGCGGCGCCCGAGAGCTGGCCCGCGACCGGGTACCCCGGGCCGCCCGAACTGCCCTTTGGAGAGATCGAGTGA
- a CDS encoding dTDP-4-dehydrorhamnose 3,5-epimerase family protein has protein sequence MTVPPTPVLPPSAIAEEYRTEVKSYGAKTQIHGVKVHRVPRFVDDRGFFQEIYRAKADHPGSEALADFFKDVPVAQINFTIVNAENHVKGLHYHLKQEDVWYCPHPYKAKFVLFDVRKDSPTYGATQVLVAGDGQDLLVRIPEGVAHGYRPLTNPCALFYIVTRTFDVKDPDEWRIAWDHPAVKDLWDVPNG, from the coding sequence ATGACCGTTCCGCCGACACCCGTGCTGCCGCCGTCCGCGATCGCCGAGGAGTACCGCACGGAGGTCAAGTCCTACGGGGCGAAGACCCAGATCCACGGCGTCAAGGTCCACCGCGTGCCGCGCTTCGTGGACGACCGGGGCTTCTTCCAGGAGATCTACCGCGCGAAGGCCGACCACCCCGGGAGCGAGGCGCTCGCCGACTTTTTCAAGGACGTTCCCGTCGCGCAGATCAACTTCACGATCGTGAACGCGGAGAACCACGTCAAGGGGCTGCACTACCACCTCAAGCAGGAGGACGTGTGGTACTGCCCGCACCCGTACAAGGCGAAGTTCGTCCTCTTCGACGTCCGGAAGGACTCGCCGACGTACGGCGCGACGCAGGTCCTCGTCGCGGGCGACGGGCAGGACCTGCTCGTGCGCATCCCCGAGGGCGTCGCCCACGGCTACCGCCCCCTCACGAATCCGTGCGCGCTCTTCTACATCGTGACGCGCACGTTCGACGTCAAGGACCCCGACGAATGGCGCATCGCGTGGGACCACCCCGCGGTGAAGGACCTCTGGGACGTCCCGAACGGCTGA
- a CDS encoding amino acid permease, giving the protein MAQNSLFATKSVAQLLAEGSEEGEHSLKRALGRWSLVAIGIGAIIGAGIFVMTGIGAHGSLNPDGTVKILGAGPALALSFVLAGIACVFAGLCYAEFASMIPLAGSAYTYAYATLGELFAWIIGWDLVLEYMMGAATVSVGWSGYCVKFLKLFGIHLPEWMTNDWITYSRGAAAALAEGHPWPAPPSIAGIPIVFNLLALGAVLLVTAVLARGIQESAKFNAGIVATKTAVVVMVIIVGAFFVKAANWGTGWSDFAPNGFAGIASGAAYIFFAYIGFDAISTTAQEAKNPQKDMPFGIIGSLAVCTVLYIAVALVLTGMVHWSKIDLKAPIAQAFESYGLGWAVFLITGGALAGLTSVMLVMLLGQTRVFFAMSRDGLLPTKVFGEIHTKFRTPFKMTWIVGCVCALLGAFTPIDDLGQMVNIGTLLAFVIVCLAVIILRRTNPDAHRPFRTPFVPAVPILGAVFCLYLMTNLGWHTWARLVIWLAIGLVIFFAYSRKNSHLTAGRTN; this is encoded by the coding sequence GTGGCCCAGAATTCCCTGTTCGCGACGAAGTCCGTCGCGCAGCTGCTCGCGGAAGGCTCCGAAGAGGGCGAGCACAGTCTCAAGCGCGCGCTCGGGCGCTGGTCGCTCGTGGCGATCGGCATCGGCGCGATCATCGGCGCCGGCATCTTCGTCATGACGGGGATCGGCGCCCACGGTTCCCTCAACCCGGACGGCACCGTGAAGATCCTCGGCGCCGGCCCCGCGCTCGCCCTGTCGTTCGTCCTCGCCGGCATCGCGTGCGTCTTCGCGGGACTCTGCTACGCGGAGTTCGCGTCGATGATCCCGCTCGCGGGCTCGGCGTACACCTACGCATACGCGACGCTCGGCGAGCTCTTCGCGTGGATCATCGGGTGGGACCTCGTCCTCGAATACATGATGGGCGCCGCAACCGTGTCGGTCGGGTGGTCCGGCTACTGCGTGAAATTCCTGAAACTGTTCGGGATCCACTTGCCGGAGTGGATGACGAACGACTGGATCACCTACAGCCGCGGCGCCGCGGCTGCGCTCGCGGAGGGGCACCCCTGGCCGGCCCCGCCGTCGATCGCGGGCATCCCGATCGTCTTCAATCTGCTCGCGCTCGGCGCCGTCCTCCTCGTGACGGCCGTCCTCGCGCGGGGCATCCAGGAGTCGGCGAAGTTCAACGCCGGCATCGTCGCCACGAAAACGGCCGTCGTCGTGATGGTCATCATCGTGGGCGCGTTCTTCGTGAAGGCCGCGAACTGGGGCACGGGCTGGTCCGACTTCGCGCCGAACGGCTTCGCGGGCATCGCCTCGGGAGCCGCGTACATCTTCTTCGCGTACATCGGCTTCGACGCGATCTCGACGACGGCGCAGGAGGCCAAGAACCCCCAGAAGGACATGCCCTTCGGGATCATCGGTTCGCTCGCCGTCTGCACCGTCCTCTACATCGCGGTCGCGCTCGTTCTGACGGGCATGGTCCACTGGTCGAAGATCGACCTCAAGGCGCCCATCGCGCAGGCCTTCGAGAGCTACGGGCTCGGCTGGGCGGTCTTCCTCATCACGGGTGGCGCGCTCGCGGGCCTGACGTCCGTCATGCTCGTCATGCTCCTCGGCCAGACGCGCGTCTTCTTCGCGATGTCGCGCGACGGCCTCCTCCCGACGAAGGTCTTCGGCGAGATCCACACGAAGTTCCGGACGCCCTTCAAGATGACGTGGATCGTCGGCTGCGTCTGCGCGCTCCTCGGGGCCTTCACGCCGATCGACGACCTCGGCCAGATGGTGAACATCGGGACGCTCCTCGCGTTCGTGATCGTCTGCCTGGCGGTCATCATCCTCCGGCGCACGAACCCGGACGCCCACCGTCCGTTCCGGACGCCGTTCGTGCCCGCCGTCCCGATCCTCGGGGCCGTTTTCTGCCTCTACCTCATGACGAACCTCGGCTGGCACACCTGGGCCCGCCTCGTGATCTGGCTCGCGATCGGCCTCGTGATCTTCTTCGCCTACAGCCGCAAGAACTCGCACCTGACGGCCGGACGCACGAACTGA
- the pcnB gene encoding polynucleotide adenylyltransferase PcnB, whose amino-acid sequence MTVPRILPRAEHPISRGYIDPDALRVLYRLHRAGFKAYLVGGSVRDLMTGRTPKDFDVGTDAKPQEVRRLFRNSRVIGRRFRLVHILFEGGKFVEVSTFRKTPDAVQGEQGQEGDEDLLIRSDNIFGAPEEDAVRRDFTINGLFYDIATYAVLDYVGGVDDLGARVVRTIGDPLIRFREDPVRMLRACEFAARLSFEMAPDLRAAIDELRREVTKSAAPRVTEELLDPLRRGWGHDTYRLWSGTGLFGALLPEVDGEAGVHAPESPAKDAFWAMLHEADARTAGGERLDDAALLGVLFLPVVLAAVRRRGRPGANAGPEQILLVLEDAVNPLAIRMSLPNHTTHTLKQALYTMGRLASTRPADPAARRIVGRPYFPAAVTLLSLYAKATNRYREAAAAWEEVVSRGAGTRVLHGTPFPDALVPPPEPGPLAADAGPARRKRRRRGRGPRPAATA is encoded by the coding sequence ATGACCGTTCCCCGCATCCTCCCTCGCGCCGAGCACCCCATTTCGCGCGGATACATCGATCCCGACGCTCTTCGGGTGCTCTACCGGCTGCATCGCGCCGGCTTCAAGGCGTATCTCGTGGGCGGCTCGGTGCGCGACCTCATGACGGGCCGCACCCCCAAGGACTTCGACGTCGGCACGGACGCGAAGCCGCAGGAGGTCCGGCGCCTGTTCCGGAACTCGCGCGTGATCGGGCGGCGCTTCCGCCTCGTCCACATCCTCTTCGAGGGGGGCAAGTTCGTCGAGGTGTCCACGTTCCGCAAGACGCCCGACGCCGTGCAGGGCGAACAGGGGCAGGAGGGGGACGAGGATCTCCTGATCCGCTCGGACAACATCTTCGGGGCGCCCGAGGAGGACGCGGTTCGCCGCGACTTCACGATCAACGGGCTCTTCTACGACATCGCGACCTACGCCGTCCTCGATTACGTCGGCGGCGTCGACGACCTCGGCGCCCGCGTCGTGCGCACGATCGGCGACCCGCTCATCCGGTTCCGCGAGGACCCCGTGCGCATGCTCCGGGCGTGCGAATTCGCGGCGCGCCTTTCCTTCGAGATGGCGCCCGACCTGCGCGCCGCGATCGACGAGCTTCGGCGCGAGGTGACGAAGAGCGCGGCCCCGCGCGTCACCGAGGAGCTTCTCGATCCGCTCCGCCGCGGCTGGGGGCACGACACCTACCGCCTCTGGTCGGGAACCGGCCTCTTCGGCGCGCTTCTGCCCGAGGTGGACGGCGAGGCGGGCGTGCACGCGCCCGAAAGCCCGGCGAAGGACGCATTCTGGGCGATGCTGCACGAGGCGGACGCCCGCACCGCGGGCGGCGAGCGGCTCGACGACGCGGCGCTGCTCGGCGTGCTCTTCCTCCCCGTCGTCCTCGCGGCCGTCCGGCGGCGCGGGCGCCCGGGCGCGAACGCGGGGCCCGAGCAGATCCTCCTCGTCCTCGAGGACGCCGTGAACCCGCTCGCGATCCGGATGTCGCTCCCGAACCACACGACGCACACGCTCAAGCAGGCGCTCTACACGATGGGGCGCCTCGCGTCGACGCGCCCGGCCGACCCCGCCGCGCGCCGCATCGTGGGCCGCCCGTACTTCCCCGCCGCGGTCACGCTGCTCTCCCTCTACGCCAAGGCGACGAACCGCTACCGCGAGGCCGCCGCCGCGTGGGAGGAGGTCGTCTCGCGCGGGGCCGGGACGCGCGTCCTGCACGGGACCCCGTTCCCCGACGCCCTCGTGCCGCCGCCCGAGCCCGGGCCGCTCGCCGCGGACGCCGGCCCCGCGCGCCGCAAGCGCCGCCGCCGCGGGCGCGGTCCGCGCCCCGCCGCCACGGCCTGA
- a CDS encoding beta-lactamase family protein, with protein MRKRKILRVVPSAGARIAALLALLLGVAPRAAGAEEAQRPPAAKASPSSPSKKSPSSSSVLSSDLARIAEAAVKDGRTAGISFVVTKDGAVVASGAYGFADLENRVPAAVGSVYAIGSVTKTFTAAAVLTLADEGKLSLDDPLGKFVPSFPEPGRSATVRQLLNHTSGIRNMTSLGPRYWAQAGREIEPADLVAIFANEPADFAPGSAYRYSNSGYVLLGLVVEKASGMPWGAFVTKRLLVPLGLAGTRDGQGAALVPARTRGYSRLKSGGFENAWHVSLTQGYAAGALLSTAPDVAAWIRRFSYEFGVGVDTFAGRRRLFHGGGLPGFDAWAAYVPGDDLAVAVLCNTDGDTAMEVADAMAGFVLGEPGAKTQRP; from the coding sequence ATGAGGAAGAGGAAGATTCTTCGAGTGGTCCCGAGCGCGGGCGCGCGGATCGCCGCGCTTCTCGCGCTGCTTCTCGGGGTCGCGCCACGGGCGGCCGGCGCCGAAGAAGCGCAGCGGCCGCCCGCTGCAAAGGCTTCCCCCTCTTCACCTTCAAAGAAGTCTCCCTCTTCCTCTTCGGTTCTTTCTTCGGACCTCGCCCGCATCGCCGAAGCTGCCGTCAAGGACGGAAGGACCGCAGGCATCTCGTTCGTCGTGACGAAGGACGGCGCCGTCGTCGCCTCCGGGGCGTACGGATTCGCCGACCTCGAGAACCGCGTGCCCGCTGCCGTCGGCTCGGTGTACGCGATCGGATCGGTCACGAAGACGTTCACGGCCGCAGCCGTCCTGACCCTCGCCGACGAGGGGAAGCTCTCGCTCGACGACCCGCTCGGAAAGTTCGTCCCGTCCTTCCCCGAGCCGGGCCGGAGCGCCACCGTGCGCCAGCTCCTGAACCACACGTCGGGCATCCGGAACATGACGAGCCTCGGTCCGCGCTACTGGGCTCAGGCGGGCCGGGAGATCGAGCCGGCGGACCTCGTCGCGATCTTCGCGAACGAGCCCGCCGATTTCGCGCCGGGATCGGCGTACCGGTACAGCAACTCGGGGTACGTCCTCCTCGGTCTCGTCGTCGAGAAGGCGTCCGGAATGCCGTGGGGCGCGTTCGTGACGAAGAGGCTCCTCGTCCCGCTCGGCCTCGCCGGAACCCGCGACGGGCAGGGCGCGGCGCTCGTCCCGGCGCGCACGCGCGGGTATTCGCGATTGAAATCGGGCGGCTTCGAAAACGCCTGGCACGTGAGCCTCACGCAGGGCTACGCGGCGGGAGCGCTCCTCTCAACCGCTCCCGACGTCGCGGCGTGGATTCGGCGGTTCTCGTACGAATTCGGCGTCGGCGTCGACACGTTCGCGGGGCGGCGCCGCCTCTTCCACGGCGGCGGGCTTCCGGGGTTCGACGCGTGGGCCGCATACGTCCCCGGCGACGACCTCGCGGTCGCGGTCCTCTGCAACACCGACGGCGACACCGCGATGGAGGTCGCGGACGCGATGGCGGGCTTCGTCCTCGGCGAGCCCGGCGCGAAGACGCAGCGGCCCTGA
- the typA gene encoding translational GTPase TypA yields MSGIRNIAIIAHVDHGKTTLVDCLLKQSGTFRANEAVSGTERIMDSNDLEKERGITILAKNTSIRYHGVKVNIVDTPGHSDFGGEVERVLKMVDAVLLVVDAAEGTMPQTRFVLRKAFELGLKPIVVVNKIDRPDARPHQVIDEVFDLMVDLGATDEQLDFPIVYTSAKHGFARREVDHTETDVRPLLDAILVEVPEPGGNPAAPLQLLVASLDYDNYLGRLLIGRIVNGTIKPGQQVSVCKLDGSITKGKVAKLMAFEGLRRAEVEEAQAGDLVVISGIDEVTIGETLADLENPVALAPINVDEPTVSMMFRVNDSPFAGREGKYVTSRNIGERLQKELRTNVAMRVEETDSPDAFRVSGRGELHLAITVETMRREGFEFALSRPQVILKEVDGRSCEPIEHLVIDVPETSMGTVIEKLGQRKAEMTNMTNHGSGRVRIDFHIPTRGLFGYRNEFMTDTKGEGLLYHNFHGYEPFKGEVTGRGRGAMVCKEAGETTAHSLERLEERSTLFLPPGIEVYGGMICGESARPNDLVVNPCVKKHLTNMRSSGSDFAIRLTPPRLMPLELAIEWIEDDELVEVTPKSIRLRKRILDHSMRRVSEKRAGKVEEEDEE; encoded by the coding sequence ATGTCCGGAATCCGCAACATCGCGATCATCGCGCACGTCGACCATGGCAAGACCACGCTCGTGGACTGCCTCCTGAAACAATCCGGCACCTTCCGCGCGAACGAGGCCGTCTCGGGCACCGAGCGGATCATGGACAGCAACGACCTCGAGAAAGAGCGCGGAATCACGATCCTCGCGAAGAACACCTCGATCCGGTACCACGGCGTGAAGGTGAACATCGTCGACACGCCGGGGCACAGCGACTTCGGCGGCGAGGTCGAGCGCGTCCTCAAGATGGTCGACGCGGTCCTCCTCGTCGTGGACGCGGCCGAGGGCACGATGCCGCAGACCCGGTTTGTCCTTCGCAAAGCCTTCGAGCTCGGCCTCAAGCCGATCGTCGTCGTGAACAAGATCGACCGGCCCGACGCGCGCCCCCATCAGGTCATCGACGAGGTCTTCGACCTGATGGTCGACCTCGGCGCCACCGACGAGCAGCTGGATTTCCCGATCGTGTACACGTCCGCCAAGCACGGGTTCGCGCGCCGCGAGGTGGACCACACCGAGACGGACGTCCGGCCGCTGCTCGACGCGATCCTCGTGGAGGTGCCGGAGCCCGGCGGCAACCCCGCTGCTCCGCTCCAGCTTCTCGTGGCCTCGCTCGACTACGACAACTACCTGGGCCGTCTCCTCATCGGCCGCATCGTGAACGGGACGATCAAGCCCGGGCAGCAGGTCTCGGTCTGCAAGCTCGACGGCTCCATCACGAAGGGCAAGGTCGCGAAGCTCATGGCGTTCGAGGGCCTGAGGCGCGCCGAGGTCGAGGAGGCGCAGGCCGGCGACCTCGTCGTCATCTCGGGCATCGACGAGGTCACGATCGGCGAGACGCTGGCCGACCTCGAGAACCCCGTCGCGCTCGCGCCCATCAACGTCGACGAGCCGACGGTCTCCATGATGTTCCGGGTCAACGACTCGCCCTTCGCGGGCCGCGAGGGCAAGTACGTGACGAGCCGCAACATCGGCGAGCGCCTCCAGAAGGAGCTTCGCACGAACGTGGCGATGCGCGTCGAGGAGACCGACAGCCCCGACGCATTCCGGGTCTCCGGCCGCGGCGAGCTGCACCTCGCGATCACCGTCGAGACGATGCGCCGCGAGGGCTTCGAGTTCGCGCTGTCCCGGCCTCAAGTGATTCTCAAGGAAGTCGACGGGCGGAGCTGCGAGCCGATCGAGCATCTCGTCATCGACGTCCCCGAGACGTCCATGGGCACCGTCATCGAGAAGCTCGGCCAGCGCAAGGCCGAGATGACGAACATGACGAACCACGGCTCCGGCCGGGTGCGCATCGACTTTCACATCCCGACGCGCGGCCTCTTCGGCTACCGCAACGAGTTCATGACGGACACGAAGGGCGAGGGCCTCCTGTACCACAACTTCCACGGCTACGAGCCCTTCAAGGGCGAGGTCACGGGCCGGGGCCGGGGCGCCATGGTCTGCAAGGAAGCCGGGGAGACGACGGCGCATTCGCTCGAGAGGCTCGAGGAGCGTTCGACGCTGTTTCTGCCGCCCGGCATCGAGGTCTACGGCGGGATGATTTGCGGCGAAAGCGCCCGGCCGAACGACCTCGTCGTGAACCCGTGCGTCAAGAAGCACCTCACGAACATGCGCTCGTCGGGCTCGGACTTCGCGATCCGCCTCACGCCGCCGCGCCTGATGCCGCTCGAGCTCGCGATCGAGTGGATCGAGGACGACGAGCTCGTCGAGGTGACGCCGAAGTCGATCCGCCTCCGCAAGCGCATCCTCGACCACTCGATGCGGCGCGTCTCCGAGAAGAGGGCGGGCAAGGTGGAAGAGGAGGACGAGGAGTGA
- a CDS encoding alpha/beta fold hydrolase, translating into MQGGALLLHGLTDGPYSVKPIAETLRRLGYYTLAPRMPGHGTAPAGLVSAEWQDWMSVVRLAARHVRATAGAGKPFVLVGYSNGGALAVKYAQDVLEGSSLPRPDRIVLMSPMIGVTPFAGFARVAMLLHRIPFFEKNAWLDVVPEYNPYKYNSFPANAGLQTYRLTQVLNAQTERLAASGRLKDLAPVLAFQSLVDATVSTEAIVHRLYDRLPANGSELVLFDVNRESTLAPFLTPPEEKLLTDLRARTDLKYRLTAVTNARRDLRDVVARSWGPGPPRFEETALGLAWPPDVFSLSHVAIPFPEGDDLYGRLGEPPPTFGLRLGRIGPRGERAVLTVPFDQWMRLTWNPFFPYLDERVAAWAAISSSGR; encoded by the coding sequence ATCCAGGGAGGCGCGCTCCTGCTCCACGGCCTCACGGACGGACCCTACAGCGTCAAGCCGATCGCCGAGACGCTCCGGAGGCTCGGCTACTACACCCTCGCGCCGCGTATGCCCGGCCACGGCACGGCGCCCGCGGGCCTCGTGTCCGCCGAGTGGCAGGACTGGATGAGCGTGGTCCGCCTCGCGGCCCGGCACGTGCGCGCGACAGCGGGCGCCGGCAAGCCGTTCGTCCTCGTCGGCTACTCGAACGGCGGCGCCCTCGCGGTCAAGTACGCGCAGGACGTCCTAGAGGGCTCGAGCCTTCCGCGGCCGGACCGGATCGTCCTGATGTCGCCGATGATCGGCGTGACGCCGTTCGCGGGCTTCGCCCGCGTCGCGATGCTCCTCCACCGCATCCCGTTCTTCGAAAAGAACGCGTGGCTCGACGTCGTCCCCGAGTACAACCCCTACAAGTACAACTCGTTTCCCGCGAACGCCGGGCTGCAGACGTACAGGCTCACGCAGGTGCTGAACGCGCAGACCGAGCGCCTCGCGGCCAGCGGCCGGCTGAAGGACCTCGCGCCCGTCCTCGCGTTTCAGTCGCTCGTCGACGCGACCGTCTCGACGGAGGCGATCGTCCACCGGCTCTACGACCGGCTGCCCGCGAACGGCAGTGAGCTCGTCCTCTTCGACGTCAACCGCGAGAGCACGCTCGCACCCTTCCTCACGCCGCCCGAGGAGAAGCTCCTCACCGACCTCAGGGCACGGACCGACCTCAAGTACCGCCTCACGGCGGTCACGAACGCGCGGCGGGACCTACGCGACGTCGTGGCCCGCTCCTGGGGACCCGGTCCGCCGCGATTCGAGGAAACGGCGCTCGGCCTCGCGTGGCCACCGGACGTCTTCTCCCTCTCGCACGTCGCGATCCCGTTCCCGGAGGGCGACGACCTCTATGGCCGGCTCGGGGAGCCTCCTCCGACGTTCGGCCTCAGGCTCGGGCGCATCGGGCCGCGCGGCGAGCGCGCGGTTCTCACCGTCCCGTTCGACCAGTGGATGCGCCTGACGTGGAACCCGTTCTTCCCGTACCTCGACGAGCGCGTCGCGGCGTGGGCCGCTATTTCTTCTTCAGGGCGCTGA
- a CDS encoding sigma-70 family RNA polymerase sigma factor: MATAPHPDAELVARCKRGDDGAWADLVAAYGKKIYGIAWHMTYDRAEAEELTQECFLKVWQNLDRYEPTEASLLAWIAALSRNLCIDHYRRRRREKGFSFVSDDAVSTLLPSTDDPQADAVRRERVRLLLDAIAELPDELAEVVILRDLDGLDYREIGDLLKLADGTVKSRLNRARIELARVVRARVGAGNDGRSLYTPFAPRAGAATGGAR, translated from the coding sequence ATGGCGACAGCCCCCCACCCTGATGCCGAGCTCGTCGCGCGCTGCAAGCGCGGAGACGACGGCGCCTGGGCGGACCTCGTGGCCGCCTACGGCAAGAAGATCTACGGCATCGCCTGGCACATGACGTACGACCGCGCGGAAGCCGAGGAGCTGACCCAGGAGTGCTTCCTGAAGGTCTGGCAGAACCTCGACCGCTACGAGCCCACCGAGGCGTCGCTCCTCGCGTGGATCGCGGCCCTCTCGCGCAATCTCTGCATCGACCACTACCGGCGGCGGCGGCGCGAGAAGGGGTTCTCGTTCGTCTCGGACGACGCGGTCTCGACGCTCCTCCCCTCCACGGACGACCCGCAGGCCGACGCGGTGCGCCGCGAGCGCGTCCGCCTCCTCCTCGACGCCATCGCCGAGCTTCCGGACGAGCTCGCGGAAGTCGTGATCCTCCGCGACCTCGACGGCCTCGACTACCGCGAGATCGGCGACCTCCTGAAGCTCGCCGACGGCACCGTGAAGTCGCGCCTGAATCGCGCGCGGATCGAGCTCGCGCGCGTCGTCCGCGCGCGCGTCGGCGCCGGAAACGACGGCCGGTCGCTCTACACGCCGTTCGCCCCGCGCGCAGGCGCGGCCACGGGGGGCGCGCGATGA
- a CDS encoding rhomboid family intramembrane serine protease has product MTNGRDLFAPKLGLTLPLCGLHFIFFFLRAADAERTLALFAFRPGVALAQPWTFVTYQFLNSGPMDLFFGTLILYILGSALEAEWGTGEFTAFWLVATLGGSLAALVTGNALASGGALTGISMLFAYAWLFPDMEFLMFFVIPVKVKWLAWLALAFLLWDFGKLALGGSAGLGLVHVAGSGAGFLFFWLRHHGRFKARKAAQSAVVAVKTAGAVRADVALEKRNRDLFPRVEELRRARQGGDPPPRVLEFEEELRKLVVPGVNVCKPVDYKGDQDGICVRCEGFAECSLRYASGQPERIVVKERAGS; this is encoded by the coding sequence ATGACGAACGGACGGGACCTCTTTGCCCCGAAGCTCGGGCTCACGCTCCCGCTCTGCGGGCTCCACTTCATCTTCTTTTTCCTGAGGGCGGCGGATGCGGAGCGGACGCTGGCCCTCTTCGCGTTCCGGCCGGGAGTCGCCCTCGCGCAGCCCTGGACGTTCGTCACGTACCAGTTCCTGAATTCCGGTCCCATGGACCTGTTCTTCGGGACGCTGATTCTCTACATCCTCGGGTCGGCGCTCGAGGCGGAGTGGGGCACGGGCGAGTTCACGGCATTCTGGCTCGTCGCGACGCTCGGCGGCTCGCTCGCGGCCCTCGTGACCGGGAACGCTCTCGCGTCGGGCGGGGCGCTGACGGGCATCTCGATGCTCTTCGCGTATGCGTGGCTCTTCCCGGACATGGAATTCCTGATGTTCTTCGTGATCCCCGTGAAGGTGAAGTGGCTCGCGTGGCTCGCCCTCGCGTTCCTCCTGTGGGATTTCGGGAAACTGGCCCTTGGGGGCTCCGCCGGCCTCGGGCTCGTCCATGTCGCGGGCTCGGGGGCCGGGTTCCTCTTCTTCTGGCTCCGCCACCACGGCCGCTTCAAGGCCAGGAAGGCGGCGCAGTCGGCGGTCGTCGCGGTCAAGACCGCGGGAGCGGTGCGCGCGGACGTGGCGCTCGAGAAGCGCAACCGCGACCTCTTCCCGCGCGTCGAGGAGCTGCGCCGTGCGCGGCAGGGAGGCGACCCGCCGCCGCGCGTGCTCGAATTCGAGGAGGAGCTCCGGAAGCTCGTCGTCCCCGGCGTGAACGTCTGCAAGCCGGTCGACTACAAGGGCGACCAGGACGGCATCTGCGTCAGGTGCGAGGGCTTCGCGGAATGCTCGCTGCGCTACGCCAGCGGCCAGCCCGAGCGAATCGTCGTGAAGGAACGGGCGGGATCCTAG